The Bacteroidetes Order II. bacterium genome contains the following window.
TTGAAGGACATCCAGACCTACGTCGTATCCTGAATGTGGATGACATGGACTACTTTCCGCTCCGAAAGGAATACCGTTTAGAAGACGGAACCCGCACCGACAAAGATGACCGTTATTTTGGCCGTTAACCCACCCAATCTCCATTAAATATGTCTTTGGCACAGCCCAATTATTTCTCGGCACAAGACACCATGGATGGCGAATTTGCCACGCTGAATCTTGGCCCTACACACCCGGCCACTCACGGGGTTTTTCAGAACGTCTTGAAGGTGGACGGCGAGCGGATTTTTAGTGCCGAGCCTACAATCGGATACATCCACCGAGCCTTCGAGAAAATTGCTGAACGTCGTCCGTATTACCAAATTACGCCGCTCACCGATCGTCTAAATTATTGTTCATCGCCGATCAATAACATGGGGTGGTGGATGACCGTCGAGAAGTTGATCGGAGTGGAATTACCTAAAAGGGTAGAATACATGCGGGTGATTGTCATGGAATTGGCACGAATTGCAGACCATTTGATTTGTAACTCGGTGGTGGGCGTAGATACAGGGGCATTGACGGGATTTACCTATATGTTTCAAGAGCGGGAACGGATTTATGAGATGTATGAGCAAGTGTGTGGCTCGCGTTTGACGACGAATATCGGACGGATTGGCGGTTTTGAGCGAGACTTCGATAAGGTGTTTTACCATAAGCTCCGGTCGTTTCTCAAAGACTTTCCGGCTCGCTTCGATGAGTTTGGCCGCTTATTGGAACGGAACCGTATTTTTATGGATCGGACGATTAATGTGGGCGGGATTTCGGCAGAACGGGCATTGAGTTATGGCTTCTCTGGCCCCAACCTGCGGGCAGCAGGCGTGGATTACGACGTTCGCGTAATGAATCCGTACTCATCTTATGAAGATTTTGACTTCATTATCCCCATTGGCGACAACGGGGATACCTACGACCGCTTTATGGTACGGCAGGAGGAAATCCGTCAAAGTCTCCACATCATTCAACAGGCATTGGATGGTCTTCCAGAAGGCCCCTTCCATGCCGATGTTCCCGATTTTTATTTGCCGCCCAAAAATGAAGTGTATAACAGCATGGAGGCCCTAATTTACCATTTCAAAATTGTGATGGGGGAGGCCCCCGTTCCAGCGGGCGAGGTCTATCATGCTGTAGAAGGAGCCAATGGCGAATTGGGCTTTTATCTGATCAGCGACGGCGGACGTGCGCCTTATCGCTTGCACTTCAGGCGGCCTTGCTTTATTTATTATCAGGCATTTCCGGAGATGGTACAAGGAGCGATGATCTCGGATGCGATTCTCACCATGTCTTCGCTCAATGTGATCGCCGGAGAATTAGACGCTTAAGGTAAAATCAATGGAAATAATGGCTTATAACCCGCCTTACTTCTCGGAAGAACGCCTTGTACAGGTTCGGAAGATCGTGGCACAATTCCCGGAAGGCCGTCAAAAAAGCGCCCTCATTCGGGTGTTGCATATGGCCCAAGAAGATTTTGGTGGGCACCTGACTGCCGAAGTGATGGACTATGTGGCGGATTTGCTCGCGATCTCGCCCATTGAGGTGTATGAAGTGGCTACGTTTTATACGATGTTCAACCTGAAGCCCGTCGGGAAGTACATGCTGGAGGTTTGTCATACGGGGCCTTGTATGTTGCGTGGAGCCGATAAGACGATCGCCTATCTCCAACAAAAATTGGGGATCAAGGTGAATGAAACCACCGAAGACGGCTTCTTTACGCTCAAATCTGCCGAGTGTTTGGGGGCTTGTGGCTATGCCCCAATGATGCAATGTGGTGAACATTATTATGAAAACCTGACCGAGGAAAAAATAGACACACTTTTAGATGCGTGGCGTGAACAACCTATTCCTCCGAAAGCTTGGGAAAAAATAGACTAAATAACAGAAAAAGTATGTCTGTTGACTTTATGATGTGTGGTGATCTGTTTTTAAAACAATTAGACTGAAACGATCCTGAAACACCTGAAAAGGTACAAAGCCTAAAATCCATCATCGGTCGGCACTTATTGGACTACATTAAGCAAAAGACCCAACCAGACCCAAATACAGAAAATGTCTCGTAAAATTCTGTTAGAACATGCCCATGTGGCAGGTATTCAAGGCTACGAAGTATATCGGAAGATGGGTGGCTATCGCTCGGTAGAGAAGGCGCTAAAGTCCCTAAAGCCGGAAGAGGTGGTGGATGAGGTGAAGCGGTCTGGGCTACGCGGGCGTGGCGGGGCGGGCTTCCCGACGGGCATGAAATGGAGTTTTTTGGCGAAACCAGAGGGCGTACCGCGCTATTTGTTGTGCAATGCAGACGAATCGGAGCCGGGAACGTTTAAAGACCGTTACTTGATGGAAAAAATCCCGCATTTGTTGGTAGAAGGGATGATTACATCAAGTTATGCGTTGGGCGTACAAACGGCCTATATCTACATTCGGGGCGAGTACAAATGGATTGTCAAAATCCTTGAAAAAGCTATTGCGGAAGCCTATGCTCATGGCTGGTTGGGGAAGAAAATCTTAGGAACGGATTTTTCGTTAGACCTCTACGTTGCACCCGGAGGAGGGGCCTATATCTGTGGCGAGGAGACGGCACTCATCGAGTCTTTGGAGGGGAAGCGGGGCAATCCACGCATCAAGCCGCCCTTTCCGGCGGTGAAGGGTTTGTGGCAAAGCCCGACGGTGGTGAACAATGTAGAAACCCTTGCAGCAGTACCCGTTATTGTGAATGAAGGCGGAGATGCGTATGCGGCAATTGGCGTGGGAAGGAGTACCGGAACCAAGTTGATCTCGGCGTGTGGCAATCTGAACAAGCCGGGGGTCTATGAAATTGAGATGGGTCTGCCTGTAGAGGAATTTATCTTCTCGGACGCCTATTGCGGTGGCATTCCAAACGGGAAACGCTTTAAGGCCTGTGTGCCCGGTGGTTCTTCGGTTCCGATTTTGCCCGCCGATCTGATGCTCAAAACAGCAAAAGGCGAAGACCGTGTGATGACGTATGAATCGCTTGCGGATGGTGGATTTCTAACGGGGACAATGTTGGGTTCTGGTGGATTTATTGTCTTTGACGAAGATCAGTGCATTGTGCGGAATACCTATACCTATGCCCGTTTTTATCACCACGAGTCGTGCGGGCAGTGTTCGCCGTGCCGCGAAGGAACGGGTTGGATGGAAAAGGTACTACATCGGATTGAGTATGGGCATGGCCATGAACACGACTTAGACCTCTTGGTGGATATTGCGAAGAAAATAGAGGGCAATACAATTTGTCCGTTAGGCGATGCCGCTGCATGGCCTGTTGCTGCCGCCATCCGACACTTCCGCGAGGAGTTTGAGTGGCACGTCCGACATCCACAAGAAGCCCAAAGCCGGAACTACGGACTGGGCCGTTTAGAAGCCTATCATGGAGCGGTGGGCGTTTGACTCCACGAAAACTTGTAAAAACCCACATAAAACAGATGCTAAAAGTCACGATAGACGGCATAGAAACACAAGTGGCACCGGGGACAACCATCTTGCAAGCCGCCCGGAAGATCGCAACCGAACAGCCGGAACACAGCCATTTGGTTCCACCTGCAATGTGTTATTATTCTCCTTTAGAAGGAAGTGGCGGAAAGTGTCGCACGTGCATTGTGAAGGTGACACAAGGTTCCGAGAGAGATCCACGCCCTATGCCGAAACCCGTTGCCTCGTGTCAAACACAGGTGATGGATGGGATGGTGGTGGAAAATACGACCAACCCAGACTTGCTTGCGGCGCGGAAAGGTGTGGTAGAACTCTTGCTGATTAATCACCCTTTAGATTGCCCTGTATGTGATCAGGCCGGAGAATGCCATTTGCAGGACTTGGCTTTTGAACATGGGGCTTCGGAAACCCGCTACGAGGAAGAAAGGCGCACTTTTGAACGGATAGACATTGGGCCTTACATTCAACTGCACATGACCCGCTGCATTTTGTGTTACCGTTGCGTTTATACCGCCAACCAACTTACCAACGAACGGGTTCATGGTGTGTTATTCCGTGGAGACCGTGCGGAAATTGGGACGTACATCGAGAAGGCGATCAAGAATGACTTTTCGGGTAATGTGATTGATGTCTGCCCGGTTGGGGCGCTGACGGATAAAACGTTCCGTTTCCGGAGCCGCGTGTGGTTTACCCGTCCCTTTGATGCACACCGCAAATGTGATAAATGTTGCGGGAAAACGGTTTTGTGGATGGCCGGAGACGAGGTTTTGCGCGTTACCGCCCGTAAAGATGCCTTCGACGAAGTGGAAGAATTTATTTGCAATGAGTGCCGCTTTGATCATAAAGTGAAAGAAGACTGGACAATCGAGGGGCCGCGAAACATACACCGCCACTCGGTGATTTCGGCCAATAAATACAAAGCCAAAGCCCAAACGGTGGTTTAATCCGCCATAATTTTAGACAACCGATGCCACTGTATTTAATCATCGAAAAAAGTGTACTTGTGCTGTTTCTATTTGCGGTAACCATGGGGGTAGCGGCCTATTCCACTTGGGCAGAACGCAAAATCGCCGCTTTTCTGCAAGACCGCTTGGGGCCAAACCGTGCTGGGGTCTTTGGTTTATTACAACCATTGGCCGATGGCGTGAAGATGTTCATGAAAGAGGAATTTATTCCGTCGAATGCCGAAAAACTATTGTTCATTGCCGGACCGGGCTTGTTCATGTTTACGGCACTTATGACCGGAGCCGTCATTCCTTGGGGGCCAAATCTGCAAATTGCCGACCTGAACATCGGAATTTTGTATGTGCTGGGCTTTGTATCGGTGGGCGTATATGGTATCATGATTGGGGGCTGGGCGTCTAACAATAAATATTCGTTGTTCGGGGCCATTCGTGCGTCATCCCAAATGATTAGCTACGAATTGGCGATGGGTTTGGTGGTTATTGCCATTATCATGCTGACAGGGTCATTAGACTTGAAAGCCATTGCCGAGCAACAAAAAGGCTTTAATTGGAACATCATTTATCAGCCTTTTGGATTTTTGATCTATTGTATTACAGCCTTGGCGGAGTGTAATCGTGCGCCCTTTGACCTTCCGGAGTGCGAAACTGAGTTGATTGGTGGGTTTCATACGGAATACAGTTCGATGAAATTGGGTTTTTATCTTTTTGCCGAATATATCAATATGTTTATCTCCGCTGCGGTGATTGCCACACTTTATCTGGGTGGCTACAACATGCCGGGCTTGGATTACAGTACTATGAATCCGATTCTGGGAAATGCGATTGCGTTTTTGGTATTGTTTATAAAGACCTTGCTGGGCGTATTTGTATTTATGTGGGTTCGTTGGACGTTACCGCGTTTTCGATATGATCAATTGATGCATTTGGGCTGGAAGATTCTAATTCCTTTGGCCATCTTCAATATGTTGCTTACGGGTGCGGGCGTATTGCTCTTTGGTTAATCCTTAAAAACGAGCCACAGCCGTGCCCCAAATTTTTCCAAACGGAAAAAACCTAAATGGTATGCAAAAACTAACCAATCGGTCTAAAGTTGTCTCTCAAAAAGACATGTCCTTTTTGGAAAAAGCCTATGTCCCGGCCATCCTAAGTGGTATGGGCATTACGTTGAAGCATTTTTTCAAGAAGAAAAGCACTATTGCTTATCCTGAACAAGAACGAAGTTTTAGCCCGGTTTATCGCGGACGGCATGTGCTGAAGCGCGATGAAAAAGGGGCCGAGCGTTGTACTGCTTGTGGGCTTTGTGCAGTGGCTTGTCCGGCGGAAGCCATTACTATGACCGCCGCCGAACGCAAAAAAGGGGAGGAAAATCTGTACCGTGAGGAGAAATATGCAGCGGTTTATGAGATAAATATGCTACGCTGTATCTTTTGCGGCCTGTGTGAAGAAGCCTGTCCGAAAGAAGCCATTTTCCTGACGCCAAACATTACGCCTGCCTACTACGACCGTCAAGATTTTGTGTATGGAAAAGATATGCTGGTAGAAGGCATTGCTCCCGAAGACCGTGTAGATATAAGCAAGCGTCAAACGTGGCGCGACAACCAAAAACATCCCTAACCGATGGAACTGATTTTCTTTTTTATCATGGCGGCCTTATCGGTCTTAAGTGCCTTATCGGTCGTGTTTGCAAAAAGTCCGGTACACAGTGTTTTGAGCCTGATAGTGACTTTCTTCTTGCTTTCGGGACAATACGTATTGCTGAATGCCCAATTTGTGGCGATTGTGAACCTGATTGTTTATGCAGGGGCGATTATGGTCTTATTTTTATTTGTGTTGATGTTGCTCAACCTCAAAGACGAAGCTGAGCCACAAAAAAGCAACCTGGTTCGGCTTTCCGTTACCATTTCGGCGGGCATGTTACTGCTTACCCTCATGGGGTCGCTACGTGGGGTCATGGCCATTCCGCCTCCTCCACCGCAATCCGCAACCGTAGGGTTGGTGGAGAATCTTGGGAAAATCTTGTTTTCCGACTTTGTGGTGCCTTTCGAGATTGCTTCTATTCTATTTATTGCTGCTATGGTTGGCGCTGTGCTGATTGGTAAGCGGAATAAAGAAAAGGACTCCGAACCCCTCACCACTTTTTGATCTTAGAAAAACCTTGCGGTATTGCCGCCAATCAACTTGTTTATGTTAAATAGTATTCAAATTATCCCCATAGAATATTATCTCGTGCTGAGCAGTGTGTTGTTCTCGATTGGGGTACTCGGGGTGATGATTCGCCGAAATGCCATTGTGGTATTGATGTGTATTGAACTCATGCTAAATGCGGTCAACCTGCTTTTGGTCGCCTTTTCCACGTACTTGGGGGATGGGCATGGTCAGGTTTTTGTGTTCTTTATCATGGTGGTTGCAGCGGCTGAGGCAACCATTGGATTGTCCGTTTTGGTGCTCATTTATCGCAACACCAAAGGGGTGGACATTCACCAATTGGATCAATTAAAACATTAAGGCATCCGCAGAAACGCCGTCTTCCATACAGAATTGTTTTATGCAACAGATCATTCCACTTATTCCGGCTCTTCCGCTTCTTGGCTTCCTTTTAAACGGACTTATCGGGAAGAAAATGGGCAAGAACCTCGTTGGTGCCTTGGGTACGGGTACAATAGCCAGTTCGTTTGTGCTCTCCGTTTGGCTGTTTATGGCGCTTGTGAATCATCCAGAACCGATGCAAAGCACGCTATTCACATGGTTAAGTGTGGGCAACATGCACGTAGAAATTGGATTTTTGGTGGATCGCCTCTCTGTTTGGATGATGTTGATTATTACAGGGGTGGGCACGCTTATACACCTCTACTCCATTGGCTACATGCACGACGACGAGGGCTTTCATAAGTTTTTTGCTTATCTCAACCTCTTTGTGTTTTCAATGCTCCTGCTCGTAATGGGCAATAATTTTCTGCTCCTTTTCTTCGGCTGGGAAGGTGTGGGGCTTTGTTCGTATTTGCTGATTGGGTTTTGGTACACCAAACGGGATTATGCCGATGCTGCTCGGAAGGCATTTATCATGAACCGAATTGGAGATTTGGGCTTGTTACTCGGTATTTTTTTGATCTTTCAGCACTATGGGAGTATTGCTTACGCCGATGTGTTTTCCAAAGCCGGACTTGTAGATTCCGCAACCATTGGCCTGATTACCTGGTTGCTTTTTGTAGGGGCGATGGGCAAAAGCGCCCAGATTCCGCTTTATACATGGTTACCAGATGCGATGGCCGGTCCCACGCCTGTTTCCGCACTCATCCACGCCGCGACAATGGTGACAGCAGGCGTTTATCTGGTGGTACGGACATCGGCCTTGTATGATTTGGCGCCATACACATTATCCATCATTGCATGGATCGGTTTGGCTACTTCTATTTTTGCCGCACTCATCGGTTTAGGGCAAAACGACATCAAGAAAGTATTGGCCTACTCTACGGTCTCGCAACTGGGACTGATGTTTGTAGCAGCAGGTGTGGGCGCCTATGGGTCCGCGATGTTCCACCTAACCACTCATGCGCTTTTTAAAGCCCTCTTGTTCTTGGGGGCAGGCAGTGTCATTCATGCTATGAGTGGCGAGCAAGATCTCCGCAACATGGGCGGACTTCGCAAGTCGCTTGGAACCACGCATTGGACATTCCTCTTTGGGACATTGGCCATCATTGGGATTTTTCCGTTTGCCGGCTTCTTTTCCAAAGACGAGCTTTTGGCCAAGATTTTTGAACACCATCCACTTATGTGGGCACTGACACTTTTTAGTGCAGCCCTAACAGTGGTGTATATGATACGGATGTACACCCTCGCGTTTTGGGGAGACTTTCGAGGAACCAAAGAACAGGCCGAACATCTCCATGAATCACCTTTGGTGATGACGGTGCCGCTCATGATTCTGGCGGTCTTGTCATTAATAAGTGGGTTTTTGAACTTACCCGCCTTCACCCATGCACAATGGTTCTCTGGGTATTTAGCCCCGTTACTTGGTGAAGCCGTACATGTCATGACGGTTTCAACCGAGCTTGTTTTGATGGGCATTGCGCTTGCGCTTGCAGTTGGTATAGGCTTTTGGGCGTGGAAACATTACCAGAAACCGGAACAAGTACCTCTCGCGGATGAAGCCACCAAAGGTTTTGCCAAACTTGCAGGCCATAAATTTTATGTGGATGAAAGCTACGATGCCATATTTGTACGTCCGATTGAGCGCCTTTCTCGTTTGCTACACCATTGGATAGACACGAAAGTCATAGATGGCATCGTGAATGGGTTGGCGTCATTTGTGGGTCAGTTAGGATTTGGCCTTCGTCAATTGCAGACAGGTAAAATCGGGACCTATTTATTTTTGATGGTGGCTGGTTTGGTACTCATTCTTCTGCTTAACGTAATCTGGTAATTTCTAATGACTACCATGCCTTTACTGATCTTGGGCCTTCCGCTGGTTGTTTCCGTTGCGGTTTTCCTTACCAAAGGTGAATTGGCCCGTTTATTGGCCCTCTTAGGGGCGGGGCTAACGCTGATGTTAACGGTAACACTTTGGTTAACCTTTAATTCTGGAAATACGGTTCAAGTATTGTCTTTGCCTTGGGTTCCGTCTGCTGGTATTGGATTCTCGCTTGCTTTGGATGGGCCGGGTGTGTTGATGTTACTCCTGACGAACCTGCTGATTCCCTTTATTTTGCCCGTTGCATGTAGCCAAAATGTGGATAAAGAATCCACGCTTCTTGGTCTGATACTGGCCATGCAATTTGCCCTCAATGGGGTGTTTATGGCATGGGATGGCTTCTTGTTCTACGTTTTTTGGGAATTGGCTTTGATTCCCATCTACTTTATTTCGGCAATTTGGGGCGGTGAAAACCGTCAGCGAGTCACACTTAAGTTTTTTATTTATACGTTTTTGGGAAGTTTGCTGATGCTTCTTTCGATACTGACAGTGTATTTCTTTACGCAAGGAGCAGATGGCAAGCATAGTTTTGATTGGGTTGCCTTAATGGCCGCCAATATACCACCCCACCTTGCACCTTGGGTGTTGTTTGGCTTCTTTGCTGCCTTTGCCGTAAAAGTTCCCATTTTTCCGTTTCATACGTGGCAACCAGATACCTACACCATTGCACCAACTGCCGGGACCATGTTGCTCTCTGGTATTATGCTCAAGATGGGACTTTTTGGGGTTTATCGTTGGATGATGCCTATTGCTGCCGAAGGAATGCCGCTTTACCGAGACCTATTTCTTTATCTGGCCATCATTGGTGTACTATATGGTGCGGTGATTGCCATTCAACAAGACGATTTGAAGCGCTTGGTGGCCTATTCTTCGCTTTCGCATGTGGGCCTTATTGCTGCCGGCCTCTTCGTAGGAAATGAATCCGGGGTGCAAGGCGCACTCGTACAAATGTTGAACCACGGCATTAATGTCGTTGCTATGTTTTATGTGGTACATTGGATAGAGCGCCGGACGGGTACACGCTCGCTTGAAGCACTTGGGGGCATAGCAGCAAAAGCGCCTCAATTTGCCATTCTGTTTATGATTATCCTTCTTGGCTCTATCGCCGTGCCGCTAACCAATGGTTTTGTGGGTGAATTTCTGTTACTCAATGGGTTGTTCCAGTATAATGGTTGGCTCGCTGCCATTGCTGGCCTTAGCATCATCTTCGGAGCAGTGTATATGCTTCGGGTATATCAAAAAGTGATGTATGGAACCCTCAAGGCCACAACGGCCCATGTAGAAGATGCTGGGATGTTGGACTTGGCTATTTTGGTTCCCTGCGCCGCTTTGGTGATCGGGTTTGGTGTTTTTCCTCAACCGTTGTTGAACCTAACTGCCGATGCCGTAGGCAAATGGCTGGCCCTGGTGGGCGGATAATTTTAATCCAATTTTGATCCAACCGCATGAAAGCGATTATCATTCTTTTTGCAACCGCAATGGTGATTCTGTTTGCCGGCATCTCTGGTAAAAGGACCTGGTTACTGCCGCTCTCTGTTCTGGGATTGTTGGCTGCTCTCGTTTCATTGCTCGTAGATGCTCAGATGCCAGTGATTTCATATGGGGGAATGGTGCGATTCGATGCATTCGGATTGGCTTATTCCGGCCTAACGGTTGTAGCGGCCACCCTCATTTTTTTGCTTTCGGGTTATTTCTACCGAGGGCTAAAAAGCACCGTGGCCGATCACTACGGTCTCCTCTTATTCAGCCTGACGGGGGCACTGTGCATGTTCTCGTTTGAACACATGGTAATGCTTTTTTTGGGGATCGAAATTCTGTCTATTCCACTATATGTAATGGCCGGAAGCCGCATGGATGACCTTAAATCCTCGGAAGCCGCATTAAAATACTTTTTGATGGGCGCTTTTGCGACAGGGATACTGCTCTTTGGCATTACGTTGGTATATGGCGCAACGGGCGCTTTTGAAATAACCAAGATCCAGCAGGCTTTGGACGTGAAAAAAGTTTATTCTATGCCACTCTTTAATACCGGATTGCTCCTCATTATGGTCGGATTGGGATTTAAGGTTTCTGCTGCACCTTTCCATTTTTGGAGTCCTGATGTGTATGAAGGCAGCCCGACTTTGGTAACCACTTTTATGGCAACAATTGTTAAAACTGCTGGATTTGGAGCGTTTTATAAACTATTTGTGATGGGATTTGGTCTCGAAACCTCATATTGGTCTATGACCATGGCCATCCTTGCGGCGCTTACCATGACGGTGGGCAACCTTTCGGCACTACGCCAAAAAAATATGAAG
Protein-coding sequences here:
- the nuoH gene encoding NADH-quinone oxidoreductase subunit NuoH — translated: MPLYLIIEKSVLVLFLFAVTMGVAAYSTWAERKIAAFLQDRLGPNRAGVFGLLQPLADGVKMFMKEEFIPSNAEKLLFIAGPGLFMFTALMTGAVIPWGPNLQIADLNIGILYVLGFVSVGVYGIMIGGWASNNKYSLFGAIRASSQMISYELAMGLVVIAIIMLTGSLDLKAIAEQQKGFNWNIIYQPFGFLIYCITALAECNRAPFDLPECETELIGGFHTEYSSMKLGFYLFAEYINMFISAAVIATLYLGGYNMPGLDYSTMNPILGNAIAFLVLFIKTLLGVFVFMWVRWTLPRFRYDQLMHLGWKILIPLAIFNMLLTGAGVLLFG
- a CDS encoding (2Fe-2S)-binding protein — protein: MLKVTIDGIETQVAPGTTILQAARKIATEQPEHSHLVPPAMCYYSPLEGSGGKCRTCIVKVTQGSERDPRPMPKPVASCQTQVMDGMVVENTTNPDLLAARKGVVELLLINHPLDCPVCDQAGECHLQDLAFEHGASETRYEEERRTFERIDIGPYIQLHMTRCILCYRCVYTANQLTNERVHGVLFRGDRAEIGTYIEKAIKNDFSGNVIDVCPVGALTDKTFRFRSRVWFTRPFDAHRKCDKCCGKTVLWMAGDEVLRVTARKDAFDEVEEFICNECRFDHKVKEDWTIEGPRNIHRHSVISANKYKAKAQTVV
- the nuoL gene encoding NADH-quinone oxidoreductase subunit L, with protein sequence MQQIIPLIPALPLLGFLLNGLIGKKMGKNLVGALGTGTIASSFVLSVWLFMALVNHPEPMQSTLFTWLSVGNMHVEIGFLVDRLSVWMMLIITGVGTLIHLYSIGYMHDDEGFHKFFAYLNLFVFSMLLLVMGNNFLLLFFGWEGVGLCSYLLIGFWYTKRDYADAARKAFIMNRIGDLGLLLGIFLIFQHYGSIAYADVFSKAGLVDSATIGLITWLLFVGAMGKSAQIPLYTWLPDAMAGPTPVSALIHAATMVTAGVYLVVRTSALYDLAPYTLSIIAWIGLATSIFAALIGLGQNDIKKVLAYSTVSQLGLMFVAAGVGAYGSAMFHLTTHALFKALLFLGAGSVIHAMSGEQDLRNMGGLRKSLGTTHWTFLFGTLAIIGIFPFAGFFSKDELLAKIFEHHPLMWALTLFSAALTVVYMIRMYTLAFWGDFRGTKEQAEHLHESPLVMTVPLMILAVLSLISGFLNLPAFTHAQWFSGYLAPLLGEAVHVMTVSTELVLMGIALALAVGIGFWAWKHYQKPEQVPLADEATKGFAKLAGHKFYVDESYDAIFVRPIERLSRLLHHWIDTKVIDGIVNGLASFVGQLGFGLRQLQTGKIGTYLFLMVAGLVLILLLNVIW
- the nuoF gene encoding NADH-quinone oxidoreductase subunit NuoF produces the protein MSRKILLEHAHVAGIQGYEVYRKMGGYRSVEKALKSLKPEEVVDEVKRSGLRGRGGAGFPTGMKWSFLAKPEGVPRYLLCNADESEPGTFKDRYLMEKIPHLLVEGMITSSYALGVQTAYIYIRGEYKWIVKILEKAIAEAYAHGWLGKKILGTDFSLDLYVAPGGGAYICGEETALIESLEGKRGNPRIKPPFPAVKGLWQSPTVVNNVETLAAVPVIVNEGGDAYAAIGVGRSTGTKLISACGNLNKPGVYEIEMGLPVEEFIFSDAYCGGIPNGKRFKACVPGGSSVPILPADLMLKTAKGEDRVMTYESLADGGFLTGTMLGSGGFIVFDEDQCIVRNTYTYARFYHHESCGQCSPCREGTGWMEKVLHRIEYGHGHEHDLDLLVDIAKKIEGNTICPLGDAAAWPVAAAIRHFREEFEWHVRHPQEAQSRNYGLGRLEAYHGAVGV
- a CDS encoding NADH-quinone oxidoreductase subunit I, with amino-acid sequence MQKLTNRSKVVSQKDMSFLEKAYVPAILSGMGITLKHFFKKKSTIAYPEQERSFSPVYRGRHVLKRDEKGAERCTACGLCAVACPAEAITMTAAERKKGEENLYREEKYAAVYEINMLRCIFCGLCEEACPKEAIFLTPNITPAYYDRQDFVYGKDMLVEGIAPEDRVDISKRQTWRDNQKHP
- a CDS encoding NAD(P)H-dependent oxidoreductase subunit E, with protein sequence MAYNPPYFSEERLVQVRKIVAQFPEGRQKSALIRVLHMAQEDFGGHLTAEVMDYVADLLAISPIEVYEVATFYTMFNLKPVGKYMLEVCHTGPCMLRGADKTIAYLQQKLGIKVNETTEDGFFTLKSAECLGACGYAPMMQCGEHYYENLTEEKIDTLLDAWREQPIPPKAWEKID
- the nuoK gene encoding NADH-quinone oxidoreductase subunit NuoK; protein product: MLNSIQIIPIEYYLVLSSVLFSIGVLGVMIRRNAIVVLMCIELMLNAVNLLLVAFSTYLGDGHGQVFVFFIMVVAAAEATIGLSVLVLIYRNTKGVDIHQLDQLKH
- a CDS encoding NADH-quinone oxidoreductase subunit D, with product MSLAQPNYFSAQDTMDGEFATLNLGPTHPATHGVFQNVLKVDGERIFSAEPTIGYIHRAFEKIAERRPYYQITPLTDRLNYCSSPINNMGWWMTVEKLIGVELPKRVEYMRVIVMELARIADHLICNSVVGVDTGALTGFTYMFQERERIYEMYEQVCGSRLTTNIGRIGGFERDFDKVFYHKLRSFLKDFPARFDEFGRLLERNRIFMDRTINVGGISAERALSYGFSGPNLRAAGVDYDVRVMNPYSSYEDFDFIIPIGDNGDTYDRFMVRQEEIRQSLHIIQQALDGLPEGPFHADVPDFYLPPKNEVYNSMEALIYHFKIVMGEAPVPAGEVYHAVEGANGELGFYLISDGGRAPYRLHFRRPCFIYYQAFPEMVQGAMISDAILTMSSLNVIAGELDA
- a CDS encoding NADH-quinone oxidoreductase subunit J → MELIFFFIMAALSVLSALSVVFAKSPVHSVLSLIVTFFLLSGQYVLLNAQFVAIVNLIVYAGAIMVLFLFVLMLLNLKDEAEPQKSNLVRLSVTISAGMLLLTLMGSLRGVMAIPPPPPQSATVGLVENLGKILFSDFVVPFEIASILFIAAMVGAVLIGKRNKEKDSEPLTTF
- a CDS encoding NADH-quinone oxidoreductase subunit N, with protein sequence MKAIIILFATAMVILFAGISGKRTWLLPLSVLGLLAALVSLLVDAQMPVISYGGMVRFDAFGLAYSGLTVVAATLIFLLSGYFYRGLKSTVADHYGLLLFSLTGALCMFSFEHMVMLFLGIEILSIPLYVMAGSRMDDLKSSEAALKYFLMGAFATGILLFGITLVYGATGAFEITKIQQALDVKKVYSMPLFNTGLLLIMVGLGFKVSAAPFHFWSPDVYEGSPTLVTTFMATIVKTAGFGAFYKLFVMGFGLETSYWSMTMAILAALTMTVGNLSALRQKNMKRMMAYSSISHAGYLMMGLLSGTPGSKGLFLYLVAYVIATIAVFSVFMLVNKDDDIAGGHFSAFSGMGKSNPIAAFILALSMLSLAGIPITAGFFGKFFLFTGAFSTFPWLVGVAVINSAISIYYYFRVIVEMYFNETENPVKYVIPNTYRIVMLFAALTLIGLAFLPEQVLALVP
- a CDS encoding NADH-quinone oxidoreductase subunit M; translated protein: MPLLILGLPLVVSVAVFLTKGELARLLALLGAGLTLMLTVTLWLTFNSGNTVQVLSLPWVPSAGIGFSLALDGPGVLMLLLTNLLIPFILPVACSQNVDKESTLLGLILAMQFALNGVFMAWDGFLFYVFWELALIPIYFISAIWGGENRQRVTLKFFIYTFLGSLLMLLSILTVYFFTQGADGKHSFDWVALMAANIPPHLAPWVLFGFFAAFAVKVPIFPFHTWQPDTYTIAPTAGTMLLSGIMLKMGLFGVYRWMMPIAAEGMPLYRDLFLYLAIIGVLYGAVIAIQQDDLKRLVAYSSLSHVGLIAAGLFVGNESGVQGALVQMLNHGINVVAMFYVVHWIERRTGTRSLEALGGIAAKAPQFAILFMIILLGSIAVPLTNGFVGEFLLLNGLFQYNGWLAAIAGLSIIFGAVYMLRVYQKVMYGTLKATTAHVEDAGMLDLAILVPCAALVIGFGVFPQPLLNLTADAVGKWLALVGG